From Caballeronia insecticola, a single genomic window includes:
- the purH gene encoding bifunctional phosphoribosylaminoimidazolecarboxamide formyltransferase/IMP cyclohydrolase — protein MIKQALISVSDKSGIVDFAKSLSALGVKILSTGGTAKLLADAGLSVTEVADYTGFPEMLDGRVKTLHPKVHGGILARRDLPEHMAALEKHGIPTIDLLVVNLYPFVQTVSKEECSLEDAIENIDIGGPTMLRSAAKNHRDVTVIVDPADYAAVLDEMRANGNAVGYETNFRLATKVFAHTAQYDGAITNYLTSLTDELRHASRNTYPATLNLAFDKVQDLRYGENPHQSAAFYRDLSVPAGALANYEQLQGKELSYNNIADSDAAWECVKTFDAPACVIIKHANPCGVALGANAAEAYAKAFQTDPTSAFGGIIAFNREVDEAAAQAVAKQFVEVLIAPSFSEAARAVFAAKQNVRLLQIALGDGHNTFDLKRVGGGLLVQSLDSKNVQPHELRVVTKRHPTPKEMDDLMFAWRVAKFVKSNAIVFSGGGMTLGVGAGQMSRVDSARIAGIKAQNAGLTLSGSAVASDAFFPFRDGLDVVVNAGATCVIQPGGSMRDDEVIAAADEHNVAMIVTGTRHFRH, from the coding sequence ATGATCAAGCAAGCGCTCATTTCCGTTTCCGACAAATCCGGCATCGTCGATTTCGCCAAATCGCTATCGGCGCTCGGCGTCAAAATCCTCTCGACCGGCGGCACGGCGAAACTGCTCGCCGACGCAGGCCTGTCCGTCACGGAGGTCGCCGATTACACCGGCTTTCCGGAAATGCTCGATGGCCGCGTGAAGACGCTGCATCCGAAAGTTCACGGCGGCATTCTCGCGCGCCGCGATCTGCCCGAACACATGGCCGCGCTGGAAAAGCACGGCATTCCGACCATCGATCTGCTGGTGGTCAATCTGTATCCGTTCGTGCAAACGGTGTCGAAGGAAGAGTGCTCGCTGGAAGATGCGATCGAAAATATCGATATCGGCGGACCGACCATGCTGCGCTCGGCGGCGAAGAATCATCGCGACGTGACCGTGATCGTCGATCCGGCCGACTACGCCGCCGTGCTCGACGAAATGCGCGCGAACGGCAACGCCGTCGGCTACGAGACGAACTTCCGCCTCGCGACCAAGGTATTCGCGCACACCGCCCAGTACGACGGCGCGATCACCAACTATCTGACAAGCCTTACCGACGAACTGCGCCACGCGAGCCGCAATACGTATCCGGCCACGCTGAATCTCGCGTTCGACAAGGTGCAGGACCTGCGCTACGGCGAGAACCCGCATCAGAGCGCGGCGTTCTACCGCGATCTTTCCGTGCCCGCCGGCGCGCTCGCGAACTACGAGCAGTTGCAGGGCAAGGAGCTTTCGTACAACAACATCGCCGACTCCGACGCCGCGTGGGAATGCGTGAAGACGTTCGATGCGCCGGCCTGCGTCATCATCAAGCACGCGAATCCGTGCGGCGTGGCGCTCGGCGCGAATGCGGCCGAAGCTTACGCGAAGGCGTTCCAGACCGATCCGACGTCCGCGTTCGGCGGCATCATCGCGTTCAATCGCGAAGTCGACGAAGCGGCGGCGCAGGCGGTCGCGAAGCAGTTCGTCGAAGTGCTGATCGCGCCATCGTTCAGCGAGGCGGCGCGCGCCGTGTTCGCCGCGAAGCAGAACGTGCGTCTCTTGCAGATCGCGCTCGGCGACGGACACAACACGTTCGACCTGAAGCGCGTGGGCGGCGGCCTGCTGGTGCAATCGCTCGATTCGAAGAACGTGCAGCCGCACGAACTGCGCGTCGTAACGAAGCGCCATCCGACGCCTAAGGAAATGGACGATCTGATGTTCGCGTGGCGCGTGGCGAAGTTCGTGAAGTCGAACGCGATCGTGTTCTCCGGCGGCGGCATGACGCTCGGCGTCGGCGCGGGCCAGATGAGCCGCGTGGACTCGGCGCGCATCGCAGGCATCAAGGCGCAGAACGCGGGGCTGACGCTGAGCGGCTCGGCGGTGGCGTCGGATGCGTTCTTCCCGTTCCGCGACGGTCTCGACGTGGTGGTGAACGCGGGCGCAACCTGCGTGATCCAGCCGGGCGGCTCCATGCGCGACGACGAAGTGATCGCCGCCGCCGACGAACACAATGTCGCGATGATCGTGACCGGTACGCGTCATTTCCGTCATTAA
- a CDS encoding UbiH/UbiF/VisC/COQ6 family ubiquinone biosynthesis hydroxylase produces MNTATNPITDAPEAHFDYDIAIVGAGPVGLALAGWLARRSATSRLSIALIDARTPESATSDPRAIALSHGSRVMLQPLGFPGDATPIRRIHVSQRGHFGRTLIEHDEHELPELGYVVRYGSLVGALADAVRASGVDWLTDTSALAPLQDHDGVSLPLQSARGERTIRVKVLVNAEGGLYQRNDIATPAERRARDYGQTAIVGTVSVADPRANVAWERFTPEGPIALLPCGGPRHADYALVWCCSPEESARRMQLDDDAFLAELGAAFGTRMGRFTRIAGRAAFPLGLSALDVLVDRRTVAIGNAAQTLHPVAGQGLNLGLRDALALTDALSADGPRPLALARFAQRRALDRRLTIGATDTLARLFTVDFPPLAAMRGLALTALEFLPPVKTALARQMMFGQRR; encoded by the coding sequence ATGAACACGGCAACCAACCCGATCACCGACGCGCCCGAAGCGCATTTCGACTACGACATCGCCATTGTCGGCGCGGGGCCGGTCGGGCTCGCGCTTGCCGGCTGGCTTGCGCGGCGCAGCGCGACATCGCGGCTGTCGATCGCGCTGATCGACGCGCGCACGCCGGAGTCCGCCACAAGCGATCCGCGCGCCATCGCGCTGTCGCACGGCAGCCGCGTCATGCTCCAGCCGCTCGGTTTTCCCGGCGACGCCACGCCGATCCGCCGCATCCACGTGTCGCAACGCGGGCACTTCGGCCGCACGCTGATCGAGCACGACGAGCACGAATTGCCCGAACTGGGCTACGTGGTGCGCTACGGCTCGCTCGTCGGCGCACTCGCCGATGCCGTGCGCGCAAGCGGCGTCGACTGGCTCACCGATACCTCGGCCCTCGCGCCGCTACAAGATCACGACGGCGTCAGCCTGCCGCTGCAATCCGCGCGCGGCGAACGCACGATCCGGGTGAAGGTGCTGGTGAACGCCGAAGGCGGTCTTTATCAGCGCAACGACATTGCCACGCCGGCCGAGCGCCGCGCGCGCGATTATGGGCAGACGGCGATCGTCGGCACGGTCAGCGTCGCCGATCCGCGGGCGAACGTCGCGTGGGAACGCTTCACGCCGGAAGGGCCGATCGCGCTCCTGCCGTGCGGCGGCCCGCGTCACGCGGACTACGCGCTCGTCTGGTGCTGTTCGCCGGAAGAATCCGCGCGCCGCATGCAACTCGACGACGATGCATTTCTCGCCGAACTCGGCGCCGCGTTCGGCACGCGCATGGGCCGTTTCACGCGCATCGCCGGCCGCGCGGCGTTCCCGCTCGGGTTATCCGCGCTCGATGTGCTCGTCGACCGGCGCACCGTGGCCATCGGCAACGCGGCGCAAACGCTGCATCCGGTCGCGGGTCAGGGGCTCAACCTCGGTCTGCGCGACGCTCTCGCGCTGACCGACGCACTGTCCGCCGACGGCCCGCGCCCGCTCGCGCTCGCGCGTTTTGCCCAACGCCGCGCGCTCGACCGCCGCCTGACGATCGGCGCCACCGACACGCTCGCGCGTCTTTTCACGGTGGACTTCCCGCCGCTCGCCGCAATGCGTGGTCTCGCCCTCACGGCGCTCGAATTTCTGCCGCCGGTCAAGACCGCCCTGGCCCGCCAGATGATGTTCGGCCAGCGTCGATAA
- a CDS encoding Fis family transcriptional regulator — translation MSRHNIEQCVRQSLDNYFQDLDGSNPHDVYDMVISCVEKPMLEVVLEQAGGNQSLAAEYLGINRNTLRKKLQQHGLI, via the coding sequence ATGAGCAGACATAACATCGAACAATGCGTCCGCCAGAGTCTCGACAACTATTTTCAGGATCTGGACGGCTCCAACCCGCACGACGTGTACGACATGGTGATTTCCTGCGTGGAAAAACCCATGCTCGAAGTGGTGCTTGAGCAAGCGGGCGGAAACCAGTCGCTCGCGGCCGAATATCTCGGCATCAACCGCAACACGCTACGCAAGAAGCTTCAGCAGCACGGATTGATTTGA
- the dusB gene encoding tRNA dihydrouridine synthase DusB yields MLTIGSHVLRNNLFVAPMAGVTDRPFRQLCKRMGAGYAVSEMVASNAQLWKSEKTMRRANHAGEVEPISVQIAGADPQMLAEAARHNVANGAQIIDINMGCPAKKVCNVAAGSALLQNEPLVARIVEAVVQAVGVGPDAVPVTLKIRTGWNRENKNALSIAKIAENAGISMLTVHGRTRADLYKGDAEYETIAAVKASVGIPVVANGDITTPEKARHVLAATGADAIMIGRAAQGRPWLFREIEHFLNTGERLPPPRIDEIQQVMNEHLEDHYAFYGEFTGVRTARKHIGWYTRGLSGAGTFRHRMNTLDTTKEQLLAVNEFFDAQKALSDRLVYVDECGDADDVAEEESCGGLNNTTDRLIAA; encoded by the coding sequence ATGCTCACCATCGGTTCCCACGTCCTGCGCAATAACCTGTTCGTCGCCCCGATGGCAGGCGTCACCGACCGGCCGTTCCGGCAGCTCTGCAAGCGCATGGGCGCGGGCTACGCGGTGTCGGAGATGGTGGCGTCGAACGCGCAGTTGTGGAAGAGCGAGAAGACCATGCGGCGCGCCAACCACGCGGGCGAAGTCGAACCCATTTCGGTGCAGATCGCGGGCGCCGATCCGCAGATGCTCGCCGAGGCCGCGCGTCACAACGTGGCGAACGGCGCGCAAATCATCGACATCAACATGGGCTGCCCGGCGAAGAAGGTGTGCAACGTCGCGGCGGGCTCGGCGCTGCTGCAGAACGAGCCGCTCGTCGCGCGCATCGTCGAGGCGGTGGTGCAGGCGGTCGGCGTGGGTCCGGATGCCGTGCCCGTCACGCTCAAGATTCGCACGGGGTGGAATCGCGAGAACAAGAACGCGCTGTCGATCGCGAAAATCGCCGAGAACGCCGGCATCTCCATGCTCACCGTGCACGGGCGCACGCGCGCCGATCTCTACAAGGGCGACGCGGAGTACGAAACCATCGCGGCGGTGAAGGCATCGGTCGGCATTCCGGTGGTGGCCAACGGCGACATCACGACACCGGAAAAGGCGCGCCACGTGCTCGCCGCCACCGGCGCGGACGCCATCATGATCGGCCGCGCGGCGCAGGGGCGTCCGTGGCTCTTCCGCGAGATCGAACACTTTCTGAACACGGGGGAGCGCCTGCCGCCGCCGCGCATCGACGAGATCCAGCAGGTGATGAACGAGCACCTGGAAGATCATTACGCCTTCTACGGGGAATTCACGGGCGTTCGGACTGCGCGCAAGCACATCGGCTGGTACACTCGCGGCCTTTCCGGCGCCGGCACCTTCCGGCACCGGATGAATACGCTCGACACGACCAAAGAACAATTGCTCGCTGTGAACGAATTCTTCGACGCGCAAAAGGCGTTGTCCGACCGCCTCGTCTATGTCGACGAATGCGGCGACGCGGACGATGTAGCCGAAGAAGAATCGTGTGGCGGGCTCAACAACACGACAGACCGACTAATTGCCGCATGA